Proteins from a single region of Platichthys flesus chromosome 16, fPlaFle2.1, whole genome shotgun sequence:
- the LOC133970777 gene encoding coiled-coil domain-containing protein 134-like: MQGLCAVVVALAAVALSSADSNTHRHRHDSNLEIYKRLFETKRKDQLNALKNLVELNDINQQYKIIDIMLKGLFKVLEDSKQILVMANMQPDDPFPMDDKIKEAYSHVVENTAFFGDVALRFPRIVHHYYDRNSDWSGLLRWGLNFCNQTGVFTGGAHQHVLTLMSQELGIIDKTPDFLNPYRTERDDVLHTAEAFQKILREEEKRRRKEEKRKEIRKGPRISRSRTEL; encoded by the exons ATGCAGGGTCTCTGTGCCGTGGTCGTGGCCCTGGCCGCTGTCGCCCTCAGCTCGGCGGACTCgaacacgcacagacacagacacgacTCCAACCTGGAGATCT acaaGCGGCTGTTTGAGACCAAGAGGAAGGATCAGCTGAACGCGCTGAAGAACCTGGTGGAGCTGAACGACATCAACCAGCAGTACAAGATCATAGACATCATGCTCAAAGGACTCTTCAAG GTGTTGGAGGACTCGAAGCAGATCCTGGTCATGGCCAACATGCAGCCAGACGACCCCTTCCCCATGGACGACAAGATCAAGGAAG ctTACTCCCATGTGGTGGAGAACACGGCGTTTTTCGGCGACGTGGCGTTGCGTTTCCCCCGGATCGTCCACCACTACTACGACCGGAACTCGGACTGGAGCGGCCTGCTGCGCTGGGGCCTGAACTTCTGTAACCAGACGGGGGTTTTCACCGGAGGAGCCCACCAGCATGTCCTCACTCTT ATGTCACAGGAGCTGGGAATAATCGATAAGACGCCAGACTTCTTAAACCCGTACCGCACAGAGAGAGACGAT GTGCTTCACACAGCCGAGGCTTTCCAGAAGAtcctgagggaggaggagaagaggaggaggaaggaagagaagaggaaagaaatcaGGAAAGGGCCTCGTATATCACGCTCTCGCACCGAGCTATAG